AATTTTAACAGGGCTTTTAATATGCAGGAATTAGAAAAAATAATTGGATATAGATTTAGAAATAAAAAATATCTTGAAGAAGCACTGACTCATCCTTCATACTCACCTGATTCATCATATGAACGACTTGAATTTCTTGGTGACCTGATTCTGGATACAGTTGTAGGAATTTATTTATACAAAAAGTATAAGGATAAAAATGAAGAATTTTTAACAAATTTAAAATCATCTTATGTTAACAACAATTATTTAAAAAAAATATGTGATGAAATTCAGATAATGAAATTTGCAAGACATAAAAACTGTAATATTAAGAGAACAGACAGATTTCTTGAAGCATTAATAGGTGCATTATATCTTGATGGTGGATGGATAGCAGTTAAAAAATTTATAAAAAATTTTATTTTAAATAGAGAACTTGAACCATTGAAAGATTATAAGAATTTACTTTTAAATTATGCAAGAAAAACAAAACAAGTATCTCCTGAATATAAAATTATTTCTGAAAAGGGTTTTCCACACAAAAAGGAGTTTGTTGTAAAAGTAAAAATTAAAGGGATTAGAAAAATAGGGAAGGGTAAAGGGGAAAGCATAAAAGAAGCAGAATTACTTGCTGCAAAAGAACTTTATGAAAAACTTATGAATTTAAAAAAATAAAAAGCAGTAAAAATTGAGAATAATTAATTTTAAAA
This genomic interval from bacterium contains the following:
- the rnc gene encoding ribonuclease III; the encoded protein is MQELEKIIGYRFRNKKYLEEALTHPSYSPDSSYERLEFLGDLILDTVVGIYLYKKYKDKNEEFLTNLKSSYVNNNYLKKICDEIQIMKFARHKNCNIKRTDRFLEALIGALYLDGGWIAVKKFIKNFILNRELEPLKDYKNLLLNYARKTKQVSPEYKIISEKGFPHKKEFVVKVKIKGIRKIGKGKGESIKEAELLAAKELYEKLMNLKK